A section of the Bacillus sp. HSf4 genome encodes:
- the erm gene encoding 23S ribosomal RNA methyltransferase Erm, whose amino-acid sequence MAKKIRKDSGKKRSRKEPPNFSGQHLMYNKKLLNEIVDRANVSQHETVLELGAGKGALTTILSQRAGKILAVEYDQKFVDILKRKTAQNANTKIIHQDIMKIHLPREKFVVVSNIPYAITTAIMKMLLNNPSNRFQRGIIVMEKGAARRFTSNSVKNFYVLVWKMWYDIRLVQVISKENFSPPPKVDSALVMITRKKEAVISHKDYMAFMGLAQYALKKPQAPLDLALRGIFTSPQMKHLKRNLNINSGTSIERLNEYQWGVVFKTMVQHVPRARWPRVNKKKI is encoded by the coding sequence ATGGCGAAAAAAATTCGTAAGGACAGCGGAAAAAAACGAAGCCGTAAAGAACCTCCCAATTTTTCTGGACAGCATTTAATGTACAATAAAAAGCTGCTGAATGAAATCGTAGATCGAGCAAATGTAAGCCAACATGAAACGGTTTTAGAGTTAGGAGCCGGAAAAGGCGCGCTCACAACTATTTTAAGTCAGAGAGCCGGCAAGATTTTGGCCGTAGAATATGATCAAAAGTTTGTCGATATTCTTAAACGCAAAACCGCACAGAACGCAAATACGAAAATTATTCATCAAGACATTATGAAAATCCATTTACCGAGAGAAAAGTTTGTTGTTGTCTCGAATATTCCATATGCCATCACAACAGCGATTATGAAGATGCTTTTGAACAATCCTTCAAACAGGTTTCAAAGAGGTATCATCGTAATGGAAAAAGGAGCAGCTCGACGATTCACTTCAAATTCAGTAAAAAACTTTTATGTTTTGGTTTGGAAAATGTGGTATGATATCCGACTCGTTCAAGTGATATCTAAAGAAAATTTCTCCCCTCCGCCAAAAGTGGACTCAGCACTGGTTATGATCACCAGAAAGAAAGAAGCGGTCATTTCTCATAAGGATTACATGGCTTTTATGGGGCTTGCCCAATATGCGCTCAAGAAGCCGCAAGCTCCTTTAGACCTTGCTTTAAGAGGGATCTTTACTTCTCCCCAAATGAAGCATTTGAAAAGAAATTTAAACATCAACAGTGGAACGTCTATCGAAAGGCTTAATGAATATCAATGGGGGGTTGTTTTTAAAACAATGGTTCAACATGTACCGCGAGCTCGTTGGCCAAGAGTAAACAAAAAGAAAATATGA
- a CDS encoding ADP-ribosylglycohydrolase family protein has translation MKMADRLFPVIIGGIVGDALGVPAEFKARNLNIKGMTGYGTYNQPPGTWSDDTSLTLCFMENLIEEKDETELMKKFAAYREGYWTPYGRMFDIGRATDEAIECFMRGTPVEQCGGASEFDNGNGALMRISPLAFTQSAEPDFSKRKAEIERWAHITHRHPRSTLGCIIYIECLINLIRHDQPDMAYRKAVHLCLDHLSESEYEREFAAYERVLNEEMAGLQREDIISDGYVVHSLEAALWCFLHHDRYADAVLEAVNLGGDTDTIAFITGTLAGAYHQLEGIPEEWINALARKDDILALCKKFSQFCLEQAAKS, from the coding sequence ATGAAAATGGCGGATCGTCTTTTCCCCGTAATCATCGGCGGTATTGTCGGTGATGCGCTGGGCGTGCCGGCGGAATTTAAAGCGAGAAATTTGAATATTAAAGGAATGACCGGGTATGGCACATACAATCAGCCGCCCGGTACATGGTCGGACGATACATCGTTAACATTGTGTTTCATGGAGAATTTGATAGAAGAAAAAGATGAAACAGAATTGATGAAAAAGTTTGCGGCCTACCGAGAAGGATACTGGACGCCATACGGCCGCATGTTTGATATTGGAAGAGCGACAGATGAAGCGATTGAGTGTTTCATGCGGGGAACACCTGTCGAGCAATGCGGCGGGGCCTCTGAGTTTGATAATGGAAACGGGGCATTGATGCGTATATCTCCGCTGGCGTTTACCCAGTCGGCAGAACCCGATTTTTCCAAAAGGAAAGCGGAGATCGAACGTTGGGCGCATATCACACACCGCCATCCCCGTTCAACGCTCGGATGCATCATTTACATCGAATGTTTAATCAACTTAATCCGTCATGATCAACCTGACATGGCTTATCGAAAAGCGGTTCACTTATGTTTGGACCATCTTTCTGAGAGCGAATACGAGCGTGAATTTGCAGCATATGAGAGAGTCCTTAATGAGGAAATGGCCGGACTTCAAAGAGAAGACATCATCTCCGACGGCTATGTCGTCCATTCATTAGAAGCGGCGCTTTGGTGTTTTCTCCATCATGATCGCTATGCCGATGCTGTCTTAGAAGCCGTGAATCTTGGCGGGGATACGGACACCATCGCGTTTATCACGGGGACGCTGGCAGGCGCGTATCATCAGCTGGAAGGCATTCCGGAAGAATGGATCAACGCCTTGGCGAGAAAAGACGACATATTGGCCTTGTGTAAAAAGTTTTCGCAATTTTGCCTTGAACAAGCAGCAAAGTCATGA
- a CDS encoding DUF5081 family protein, which yields MQVKIDTLTAAELYALAGAAEVSYIFGLPEREQLALVEPDCAVTAKDGLIRKGILTEKGDLTHAAFLLTEMLKHYHESKEYVRFNNVMCAFLPDDEDRVIALTEITPGTAYTLDFLEKREVYLSLISKVSFFMREPREKDRTFLTKPMNPDEKAEVRAMDLDQREVLAVETFKFAAVQNLTDPGFQTTSLYFTKGEDFICIDPLNERYEWISLYIMNNRIFDALHMNFRAGRAMV from the coding sequence ATGCAGGTGAAAATAGATACGCTGACAGCGGCTGAGCTCTACGCTTTGGCTGGAGCGGCCGAAGTATCATACATATTCGGCCTTCCCGAGCGCGAACAGCTCGCACTGGTTGAGCCCGATTGCGCGGTGACGGCTAAGGACGGCCTCATTCGAAAGGGCATCCTGACAGAAAAAGGAGATTTGACACATGCTGCTTTTTTGCTGACGGAAATGCTGAAACACTATCACGAAAGCAAAGAATACGTGCGTTTCAATAATGTGATGTGCGCTTTTCTGCCGGACGACGAAGACCGCGTCATCGCATTAACAGAAATCACCCCTGGCACAGCCTACACATTGGACTTTTTGGAAAAGCGGGAAGTTTATTTATCGCTGATTTCAAAAGTGTCCTTTTTCATGAGAGAGCCGCGGGAAAAAGACCGGACCTTTTTAACAAAACCGATGAATCCCGATGAAAAAGCGGAAGTGAGGGCGATGGATCTCGACCAAAGAGAGGTCCTGGCTGTTGAAACATTCAAGTTTGCTGCAGTTCAAAACCTGACAGACCCTGGTTTTCAAACAACCAGCCTGTATTTCACAAAGGGTGAAGATTTTATTTGCATCGATCCGTTAAATGAACGATATGAATGGATCAGCCTTTACATCATGAACAATCGGATTTTCGACGCGCTTCACATGAACTTCAGAGCAGGGAGGGCGATGGTATGA
- a CDS encoding IS1 family transposase, with protein MTNQTKKPKCPLCGSDNLTKKKRGWTITTGVFGMNQMRYTCHDCGKKFMEWKADYS; from the coding sequence ATGACCAACCAAACCAAAAAACCAAAATGTCCGCTATGCGGCAGTGACAACCTCACCAAGAAAAAAAGAGGCTGGACGATTACGACAGGTGTCTTCGGAATGAATCAAATGCGATATACATGCCATGACTGCGGGAAGAAGTTTATGGAATGGAAAGCGGATTACAGCTGA
- a CDS encoding WXG100 family type VII secretion target codes for MYGYYNYNTAKSKVSGEAVEISHNGAAEALAHAKAIEKHVSDSLNKANELKSYVESGRWSGKTRDAFLSYLELIIDLNADMKKALKDHTSSLKHLEKHIGDFSKLSEVKDIQSL; via the coding sequence ATGTACGGATATTACAACTATAATACTGCCAAGTCGAAAGTAAGCGGAGAAGCCGTGGAAATTTCCCATAACGGAGCGGCTGAAGCTCTTGCCCATGCAAAAGCAATCGAAAAGCATGTCAGCGACTCGCTGAACAAGGCGAACGAATTAAAATCATATGTTGAGAGCGGTAGATGGAGCGGAAAAACGCGTGATGCTTTTCTGAGCTATCTTGAACTGATTATTGATTTAAATGCAGATATGAAAAAGGCATTGAAAGATCATACGTCTTCTTTGAAGCATTTAGAAAAACACATCGGCGATTTTTCAAAGCTCAGCGAAGTGAAGGATATACAAAGCCTATAA
- a CDS encoding glycohydrolase toxin TNT-related protein (This protein contains a domain related to Tuberculosis Necrotizing Toxin, which is the C-terminal effector domain of outer membrane channel protein CpnT, and which has a lethal NAD+-glycohydrolase activity.), translated as MDVKFSPEDWQTMKDGLDTLTGGKYGGGAKSGLLNLNNLMEDIESKIKDKDSDRAIGFSHTSKKSKIEELFKDYQKLSDFCLKAGTLVDDHIDNPFYKELDAFADQMEGLSIHNYKTKNRIGSKETTYVGYGMNKTAVEQDKSDITVDDIFKDSKAFDDVLSEQYKAYKEVNPDVELTYEEYSKAIVSARGFEYESISDVQKGQEFWRDLIVGGGIVVLAIFCAPAAITVGIAYGGAQISSGITGEDWMTKRELNKGERIERTAFGALDMIPAAGAATKSFKTAATVGKLSGRTEPVVQSLKESKSLWANRMRVHTLKAQDKLNDAGFAIKKQFAKSADALNDIARGTEVGAGGTLARKGSNYYGHVNDAHTASKAKMQDSIQRVEREIEKGSGKTVKEISKADKAKLENWAYPPNEEKYLKYKEVYDNPKYYDQETGNINWPPNNGFEGEPVKMQLKEGMLIDRYGGPGGSFFSPEGIPYEQRALALHSDEADYYVYRVVEDFEVTGGKIAPWFDRPGGGTQFIKYHDNGKAYSLNELIEEELIEFVSVKKGG; from the coding sequence ATGGATGTGAAATTCAGCCCGGAAGATTGGCAGACCATGAAGGACGGCCTGGATACGTTAACGGGCGGAAAATACGGAGGCGGAGCGAAATCCGGCCTTTTAAATCTGAATAACCTCATGGAAGATATCGAATCAAAAATTAAAGACAAGGACAGCGACAGAGCGATCGGCTTTAGCCATACCAGTAAAAAGAGCAAGATCGAGGAGCTGTTCAAGGATTATCAAAAACTGTCTGACTTTTGCCTGAAAGCCGGCACTCTAGTAGATGACCACATTGACAACCCTTTCTACAAAGAGCTGGACGCTTTTGCAGATCAGATGGAAGGCTTATCCATCCACAACTACAAGACGAAAAACCGCATCGGCTCCAAAGAGACAACTTATGTCGGCTACGGCATGAACAAGACGGCTGTCGAACAGGACAAAAGTGACATCACCGTAGATGATATTTTCAAAGATTCAAAAGCGTTTGATGATGTGCTGAGTGAACAATATAAAGCATATAAGGAAGTCAATCCGGATGTTGAATTGACGTATGAGGAATACTCGAAAGCGATTGTGTCCGCCCGCGGTTTTGAGTACGAATCGATCAGCGACGTCCAAAAGGGTCAGGAATTTTGGCGCGATCTGATCGTTGGCGGCGGTATTGTCGTGCTGGCGATCTTCTGCGCACCCGCGGCTATCACTGTAGGAATCGCATACGGAGGAGCGCAAATCTCCAGCGGGATAACAGGGGAAGACTGGATGACGAAACGCGAGTTAAACAAAGGCGAACGCATTGAAAGAACCGCATTCGGCGCCCTTGATATGATCCCAGCGGCAGGAGCGGCGACAAAATCGTTCAAAACAGCGGCAACCGTCGGAAAATTATCAGGCAGAACGGAGCCTGTGGTACAATCTCTTAAAGAGAGCAAGTCCCTCTGGGCGAACCGCATGAGAGTCCATACACTAAAAGCACAAGACAAACTCAATGACGCCGGCTTTGCCATCAAAAAGCAGTTCGCCAAAAGCGCGGACGCCTTAAACGACATCGCCCGCGGCACAGAAGTAGGCGCCGGCGGCACTCTCGCCCGAAAAGGCTCCAATTACTACGGCCATGTCAACGACGCCCATACAGCTTCGAAAGCGAAGATGCAGGACTCGATTCAGCGGGTTGAGAGGGAGATTGAGAAAGGATCTGGTAAAACTGTTAAGGAAATTAGTAAGGCTGATAAAGCGAAGCTAGAAAACTGGGCGTATCCACCAAACGAAGAGAAATATCTCAAATATAAAGAGGTATATGATAACCCGAAATATTATGATCAAGAGACGGGCAATATTAATTGGCCTCCAAACAACGGATTTGAGGGCGAACCGGTGAAAATGCAATTGAAAGAGGGAATGCTAATTGACAGATATGGAGGACCAGGAGGAAGTTTCTTTTCTCCAGAAGGAATTCCTTATGAACAGAGGGCACTTGCTTTGCACAGTGACGAAGCAGATTATTATGTATATAGAGTAGTAGAAGATTTTGAAGTAACAGGCGGGAAAATAGCTCCATGGTTCGATAGACCAGGTGGAGGTACACAATTTATTAAATATCATGATAATGGAAAAGCGTATTCTCTTAATGAACTTATTGAGGAGGAACTAATTGAATTCGTATCTGTAAAAAAGGGTGGTTAA
- a CDS encoding VOC family protein, producing MITNLGTVAVYVEDQQKAKDFWVNKAGFEVMAEHPMGPEAFWLEVAPQNAQTRLVIYPKSMMKGYEKMRASVVFECDHVFETYEKMKANGVEFKGKPEKMQWGTYAHFSDEDGNEFLIKG from the coding sequence ATGATCACAAATTTAGGAACTGTTGCAGTCTATGTTGAAGATCAGCAAAAAGCAAAAGACTTTTGGGTAAACAAAGCAGGCTTTGAGGTTATGGCAGAGCATCCAATGGGACCGGAAGCATTCTGGCTTGAAGTCGCCCCTCAAAATGCGCAAACCCGTTTAGTCATATATCCAAAATCCATGATGAAAGGCTATGAAAAGATGAGGGCATCCGTGGTATTTGAATGCGATCATGTTTTCGAGACCTATGAAAAGATGAAAGCAAATGGAGTAGAATTTAAAGGAAAGCCCGAAAAAATGCAATGGGGCACATATGCACACTTTAGCGATGAAGACGGCAACGAATTTCTGATAAAAGGGTAA
- a CDS encoding DUF4234 domain-containing protein, whose product MKTREKNVFLMLILTIFTLGIYYIYWIFDTSEHMKDESRLPATEVFFGIITLGIYFVYWHYKTAKKVYHFAQSKGYKGISDQSMICLLCSLIPSGGWIISMGLIQTNINTLHFLESRKNQQK is encoded by the coding sequence ATGAAAACAAGAGAAAAAAACGTCTTTCTAATGTTAATCTTAACGATCTTTACGTTGGGTATTTATTATATTTACTGGATTTTCGACACATCCGAGCATATGAAGGATGAAAGCCGTCTGCCGGCAACAGAGGTTTTCTTCGGTATCATCACCCTTGGGATTTACTTTGTTTATTGGCATTATAAAACGGCTAAAAAGGTCTACCATTTCGCACAGTCTAAAGGGTATAAAGGGATAAGCGACCAATCGATGATCTGTCTGCTCTGTTCTCTCATCCCGTCAGGGGGCTGGATCATTTCGATGGGATTGATTCAAACGAATATCAACACGCTGCACTTTTTGGAGAGCAGAAAAAATCAGCAGAAGTAA
- a CDS encoding zinc ribbon domain-containing protein, whose translation MSEQKGCIKCGSTEAGQKEIAATGTGLSKLFDVQNNRFLVVYCKKCGYSELYNKESSTAGNILDLFFGG comes from the coding sequence ATGAGTGAACAGAAAGGATGCATCAAGTGCGGGAGTACGGAAGCCGGCCAGAAGGAAATTGCAGCCACAGGCACCGGACTTTCCAAATTGTTTGATGTGCAGAATAACCGTTTTCTCGTCGTTTACTGCAAAAAATGCGGCTATTCTGAGCTTTACAATAAAGAGTCATCAACAGCGGGAAACATTCTCGATTTGTTTTTTGGAGGATAA